In a genomic window of Rhodovulum sp. P5:
- a CDS encoding zinc ribbon domain-containing protein, with amino-acid sequence MPIYNYRCNACEAEFELLVRLSSDTAPTCPECDSSDLTRMVSRIAPPGKSAEIFASARKQAAKEGHFSNYSKSERPKIKP; translated from the coding sequence ATGCCGATCTACAATTACCGCTGTAACGCCTGCGAGGCCGAGTTCGAACTGCTGGTCCGTCTCAGCAGCGACACCGCGCCCACCTGCCCCGAATGTGACAGCAGCGATCTGACCCGCATGGTCTCTCGCATCGCGCCTCCGGGGAAAAGCGCCGAGATCTTTGCCAGTGCCCGCAAACAGGCGGCGAAGGAAGGCCATTTCAGCAACTATTCGAAATCCGAACGGCCCAAGATCAAACCCTAG
- a CDS encoding DMT family transporter, with protein sequence MNPARAIAFKLSSVALFVVMSALIKASSAHVPPGEAVFFRSFFAIPVIVMWLTLQGQLRQGLKTKNPTGHLWRGLVGGTAMGLMFAGLGLLPLPEVTAIGYAAPLLVVIFAAMFLGEKVRLFRMTAVALGLVGVLIILSPRLTAFGSADMDAHEALGAMVVLGGAMCAALAQVFVRKLVKTEHTAAIVFWFSVTASTLSLLTVPFGWVVPTPAEAAMLVGAGLIGGLAQIGLTSAYRYAEAAVVAPFDYASMLLALIVGYVIFDEVPTPVMLGGASLVIAAGVLIIWRERQLGLERGRARRGMTPQG encoded by the coding sequence ATGAACCCCGCCCGCGCCATCGCCTTCAAGCTGTCCTCTGTCGCGCTGTTCGTGGTGATGTCGGCGCTGATCAAGGCAAGCTCGGCCCATGTGCCGCCGGGGGAGGCGGTGTTCTTCCGCTCCTTCTTCGCGATCCCGGTGATCGTCATGTGGCTGACCCTGCAAGGGCAGTTGCGGCAGGGGCTGAAGACGAAGAACCCGACGGGGCATCTGTGGCGCGGGCTGGTGGGTGGCACGGCGATGGGGCTGATGTTTGCCGGTCTTGGCCTGTTGCCCCTGCCGGAGGTGACGGCCATCGGCTATGCCGCGCCTTTGTTGGTCGTGATCTTCGCCGCGATGTTTCTTGGCGAAAAGGTGCGGCTTTTCCGGATGACGGCCGTTGCGCTGGGGCTTGTGGGGGTTCTGATCATCCTCAGCCCGCGCCTGACGGCGTTCGGCAGCGCGGACATGGACGCGCATGAGGCGCTGGGCGCGATGGTCGTGCTTGGCGGAGCCATGTGCGCGGCGCTGGCGCAGGTCTTCGTGCGCAAGCTGGTCAAGACCGAACATACCGCGGCCATCGTCTTCTGGTTCTCGGTCACGGCCTCGACCCTGTCGCTTTTGACCGTTCCGTTCGGCTGGGTGGTGCCGACCCCGGCAGAGGCCGCGATGCTGGTGGGCGCAGGTTTGATCGGCGGGTTGGCGCAGATCGGCCTGACCTCTGCCTATCGCTATGCCGAGGCGGCGGTGGTCGCACCGTTCGACTATGCCTCGATGCTATTGGCGCTGATCGTGGGCTACGTGATCTTCGACGAGGTGCCCACGCCCGTGATGCTGGGCGGCGCATCGCTGGTGATCGCTGCGGGCGTGCTGATCATCTGGCGGGAACGGCAGCTTGGCCTTGAGCGGGGACGGGCCCGCCGGGGCATGACCCCGCAGGGATAG
- the queG gene encoding tRNA epoxyqueuosine(34) reductase QueG gives MSADLKARLAAQARAEGLAKMGVCRPDAIPEAPARLAAFVDKGRHGQMHWMAERMGWRGNPAELWPEARSIILVAEPYTHEHDPLAVLGRPDRGAISVYAQNRDYHDVLKKRLKRVGRWLLDQAPGHQIKVFVDTAPVMEKPLAQAAGLGWQGKHTNLLGRDLGNWFFLGVIFTTLDLPPDDPEEPHCGRCTACLDACPTGAFPAPFQLDARRCISYLTIEHKGPVDADLRPALGNRIYGCDDCLGVCPWNKFAVAAREAKYKARPDLIEPPLAELAALDDAAFRMRFSGSPIKRIGRGRFVRNVCYAIGNSGDPSLASAVQALAQDADPVVADAARWAVVRLRTG, from the coding sequence TTGAGCGCCGACCTGAAAGCGCGGCTGGCAGCGCAGGCCCGCGCCGAAGGTCTGGCGAAGATGGGCGTCTGCCGCCCCGATGCGATCCCGGAGGCCCCGGCGCGGCTGGCGGCGTTCGTGGACAAGGGGCGCCACGGGCAGATGCACTGGATGGCCGAGCGGATGGGCTGGCGCGGCAACCCGGCAGAGCTTTGGCCCGAGGCGCGATCGATCATTCTGGTCGCGGAGCCTTACACCCATGAGCACGACCCGCTGGCGGTGCTTGGCCGGCCCGACCGCGGGGCGATTTCCGTCTACGCGCAAAACCGCGATTATCACGACGTCCTGAAGAAACGGCTGAAGCGGGTGGGGCGGTGGCTGCTGGACCAGGCGCCGGGGCATCAGATCAAGGTGTTCGTCGATACCGCGCCGGTGATGGAAAAACCTTTGGCACAGGCCGCGGGGCTGGGATGGCAGGGCAAGCATACCAACCTTCTGGGCCGTGATCTGGGCAACTGGTTCTTTCTGGGGGTGATCTTCACCACGCTCGACCTGCCGCCCGATGACCCGGAGGAGCCGCATTGCGGGCGCTGCACCGCCTGTCTTGATGCCTGCCCCACAGGCGCCTTTCCCGCGCCGTTCCAACTGGATGCGCGGCGCTGCATTTCCTACCTGACGATCGAGCACAAGGGGCCGGTGGACGCCGACCTGCGCCCCGCGCTTGGCAACCGGATCTACGGGTGCGACGATTGCCTTGGCGTCTGTCCGTGGAACAAGTTTGCCGTTGCGGCGCGCGAGGCGAAATACAAGGCCCGCCCCGACCTGATCGAACCGCCGCTGGCAGAGCTGGCGGCGCTGGACGACGCGGCCTTTCGCATGCGGTTCTCCGGCTCTCCGATCAAGCGGATCGGGCGGGGGCGCTTCGTGCGGAATGTCTGCTATGCCATTGGGAACTCGGGCGATCCAAGCCTTGCCTCAGCGGTGCAGGCCCTGGCCCAGGATGCCGACCCGGTCGTGGCGGATGCCGCGCGCTGGGCTGTGGTGCGCCTGCGCACAGGCTAG
- a CDS encoding glutathione S-transferase family protein, with protein MNRLYHVPLSPFCRKVRLVLAEKKIEVELIEERYWERDSDFMRRNPAGKVPVLRMDGRAMSESQAICEYLDEAYPDPKLLPGTPAERYEARRLIFWFDDKFHHEVTTKLLYERVNKKVTGEGYPDSRNVKAGAQAIKYHLDYMGHLLEQRRWLAGDVMTLADFAAAAHISALDYISDVDWNRNQNVRDWYAKIKSRPAFRNILADQVSGFPPPRHYSNLDF; from the coding sequence ATGAACCGTCTGTACCATGTTCCCCTGTCCCCGTTCTGCCGCAAGGTGCGCCTTGTCCTTGCCGAGAAGAAGATCGAGGTGGAACTGATCGAGGAACGGTATTGGGAACGGGATTCAGACTTCATGCGCCGCAATCCCGCGGGCAAGGTGCCGGTCCTGCGCATGGACGGGCGCGCGATGTCGGAAAGCCAGGCGATCTGCGAATATCTGGACGAGGCTTATCCGGATCCGAAACTGCTGCCCGGCACGCCCGCAGAGCGGTACGAGGCGCGGCGGCTGATCTTCTGGTTCGACGACAAGTTCCACCACGAGGTCACGACGAAGCTGCTCTATGAGCGCGTGAACAAGAAGGTGACCGGAGAGGGGTACCCCGACAGCCGCAACGTCAAGGCAGGCGCGCAGGCGATCAAGTATCATCTCGACTACATGGGCCATTTGCTGGAACAGCGCCGCTGGTTGGCGGGCGACGTGATGACACTGGCCGATTTCGCGGCGGCGGCGCATATCTCGGCGCTCGATTACATCTCTGACGTCGACTGGAACCGGAACCAGAATGTCCGAGACTGGTATGCCAAGATCAAGTCGCGCCCGGCCTTCCGCAATATCCTTGCCGATCAGGTATCGGGTTTCCCGCCGCCCCGGCATTATTCCAACCTCGACTTTTGA
- the mtgA gene encoding monofunctional biosynthetic peptidoglycan transglycosylase, which produces MARRSTTKTTASRAKPARKAKPRKTAGRKASSSVPLRQRLRRAWKWTLIGLPVTLFVGIAAPSVLNPPTTFTMWSEGRRLGMVEHVWVPMEAIAPVMQRSAVAAEDANFCLHWGFDMRAIRGALAANGRYGASTITQQTVKNVFLWQGRSWPRKALEAVITPVVELTWSKRRILEVYLNVAEFGEGIFGIDAAAREHFGVPPARLSPSQAAALAVILPNPKERNPANLSPTLRRRANQVRDGAATIRLDNRDDCFEG; this is translated from the coding sequence ATGGCAAGGCGCAGCACGACAAAGACAACGGCATCACGGGCCAAACCGGCCCGCAAGGCAAAGCCGCGCAAGACCGCGGGCCGGAAGGCGTCGTCGTCCGTGCCCTTGCGCCAGCGGTTGCGGCGTGCGTGGAAATGGACCCTGATCGGACTGCCCGTGACCCTGTTTGTCGGGATCGCGGCCCCGTCCGTCCTCAACCCGCCGACGACCTTCACGATGTGGTCGGAGGGACGGCGTCTGGGCATGGTCGAACATGTCTGGGTGCCGATGGAGGCGATCGCGCCGGTGATGCAGCGGTCGGCCGTCGCGGCGGAGGATGCCAATTTCTGCCTGCACTGGGGGTTCGACATGCGGGCGATCCGCGGGGCGCTGGCGGCGAACGGGCGCTATGGTGCCTCGACCATCACCCAGCAGACGGTCAAGAACGTCTTTCTCTGGCAGGGGCGAAGCTGGCCCCGCAAGGCGCTGGAGGCGGTGATTACCCCCGTGGTCGAACTGACATGGTCGAAACGGCGTATCCTTGAGGTCTATCTGAACGTGGCCGAGTTCGGAGAGGGTATCTTCGGCATCGATGCGGCCGCGCGCGAACATTTCGGGGTGCCGCCCGCACGGCTCAGCCCCTCGCAGGCCGCGGCGCTGGCGGTGATCCTGCCCAATCCCAAGGAGCGTAACCCGGCGAACCTGTCGCCCACCCTGCGGCGGCGGGCCAATCAGGTGCGGGACGGGGCGGCCACGATCCGCCTCGACAACCGCGACGACTGCTTCGAAGGTTGA